In one Arthrobacter jinronghuae genomic region, the following are encoded:
- the glyA gene encoding serine hydroxymethyltransferase, with product MRVSTHPVTNAPLIDVDPEIAAVLNDELSRQRSTLEMIASENFAPRAVLETSGSVLTNKYAEGYPGRRYYGGCEHVDVAENLAIERVKALFGAEFANVQPHSGAQANAAALAALMAPGEKLMGLNLAHGGHLTHGMKLNFSGKLYDVAAYGVDEQTYRVDMDRVREQALAERPQVIVAGWSAYPRQLDFEAFRSIADEAGAYLWTDMAHFAGLVAAGLHPNPVPVSDVVTSTVHKTLAGPRSGMILAKKEYAKKLNSAVFPGQQGGPLMHVIAAKAVAFKIAGTEEFRERQERVLEGARIIADRLNAPDVAEHGVSVLTGGTDVHLILVDLRHSALDGKQAEDLLDSVGITVNRNSVPFDPRPPMVTSGLRIGTPALATRGFGATEFTEVAEIIAAALKPAPDVEALRARVGALTENFPLYPGQEEW from the coding sequence GTGAGAGTATCCACCCACCCCGTCACCAACGCGCCGCTTATCGATGTTGATCCCGAAATAGCAGCGGTTTTGAATGATGAATTGTCCCGCCAGCGCAGCACCCTCGAGATGATCGCTTCCGAGAACTTCGCGCCGCGCGCCGTCCTGGAAACCTCCGGTTCCGTCCTCACCAACAAGTACGCCGAGGGCTACCCCGGGCGCCGCTACTACGGCGGCTGTGAACATGTGGACGTGGCGGAGAACCTTGCCATCGAGCGGGTGAAGGCCCTGTTCGGTGCCGAGTTCGCCAATGTCCAGCCGCATTCCGGCGCGCAGGCAAATGCTGCCGCGCTCGCGGCCCTGATGGCACCGGGCGAGAAACTGATGGGGCTGAACCTGGCCCACGGCGGGCATCTTACCCACGGCATGAAACTGAACTTTTCCGGCAAGCTGTACGACGTCGCGGCCTACGGCGTGGACGAGCAGACGTACCGGGTGGACATGGACCGGGTCCGCGAACAGGCGCTGGCAGAACGCCCGCAGGTTATTGTCGCCGGCTGGTCCGCCTATCCGCGGCAGCTGGACTTCGAGGCCTTCCGCTCCATCGCCGATGAAGCGGGTGCCTATCTTTGGACCGACATGGCGCATTTTGCCGGACTGGTGGCCGCCGGGCTGCACCCCAACCCGGTGCCGGTGTCCGACGTCGTCACCTCCACCGTGCACAAGACCCTTGCCGGGCCGCGGTCGGGAATGATCCTGGCGAAAAAGGAATACGCGAAGAAGCTGAACTCCGCCGTCTTCCCCGGCCAGCAGGGCGGTCCGCTGATGCACGTGATTGCCGCGAAGGCCGTGGCCTTTAAGATTGCCGGCACCGAGGAGTTCCGGGAACGGCAGGAACGCGTGCTCGAGGGCGCGCGGATCATTGCCGACCGCCTGAATGCGCCGGACGTCGCCGAACACGGAGTATCAGTGCTCACCGGCGGCACCGACGTACACCTGATCCTGGTGGACCTGCGGCACTCCGCCCTGGACGGCAAGCAGGCCGAAGACCTGCTTGATTCCGTTGGCATCACGGTGAACCGCAACTCCGTGCCGTTCGACCCGCGTCCGCCGATGGTCACGTCCGGCCTGCGGATCGGCACCCCCGCGCTCGCAACCCGGGGCTTCGGCGCAACGGAGTTCACCGAGGTTGCCGAGATCATCGCCGCCGCGCTGAAGCCCGCCCCCGACGTCGAGGCCCTTCGTGCCCGCGTGGGTGCGCTGACTGAGAACTTCCCGCTCTACCCCGGACAGGAGGAATGGTAA
- a CDS encoding exodeoxyribonuclease III, translated as MDSSGETLRIASVNVNGIRAAYKRGMADWLAERDVDILCLQEVRAPDAILKDLLGDTWHVQHAECLEAKGRAGVAIASRTEPVAVREHIGDEYFARSGRWVEADFKVAVAGEEKILTVVSAYVHSGEVDTPKQVDKYRFLDTMAVRLPALAQTSDFVLVVGDLNVGHTPLDIKNWKGNVKRAGFLPEERAYFDRFFGEEIGYTDVHRSLAGEVNGPYTWWSWRGQAFDNDSGWRIDYHMATPELAARAVNAVVDRAPTYDSRFSDHAPVVIDYQF; from the coding sequence ATGGACAGTTCCGGGGAAACCCTGCGCATTGCGTCCGTGAACGTCAACGGCATCCGTGCCGCCTACAAGCGGGGCATGGCCGATTGGCTGGCGGAGCGCGATGTGGACATCCTGTGCCTGCAGGAGGTGCGCGCGCCCGACGCCATCCTGAAGGACCTGCTCGGTGATACCTGGCACGTCCAGCACGCCGAATGCCTTGAGGCCAAGGGCCGTGCCGGTGTTGCCATCGCCTCCCGCACCGAACCGGTCGCCGTCCGCGAGCACATCGGCGACGAGTACTTCGCACGTTCGGGCCGCTGGGTGGAGGCGGACTTCAAGGTCGCGGTGGCGGGAGAAGAGAAGATCCTCACCGTCGTCAGCGCCTACGTCCATTCCGGCGAGGTGGATACGCCCAAGCAGGTGGACAAGTACCGCTTCCTCGACACCATGGCCGTCCGGCTGCCCGCCCTGGCGCAGACCAGCGACTTCGTGCTGGTGGTGGGGGACCTGAACGTGGGACACACACCCCTGGACATCAAGAACTGGAAGGGCAACGTCAAGCGCGCAGGCTTCCTGCCAGAGGAACGTGCCTACTTTGACCGCTTCTTCGGCGAGGAAATCGGTTACACCGACGTCCACCGCTCCCTCGCCGGTGAGGTCAACGGACCGTACACCTGGTGGAGCTGGCGCGGACAGGCGTTCGACAATGACTCCGGCTGGCGGATCGACTACCACATGGCCACGCCGGAGCTGGCGGCACGGGCCGTCAACGCCGTCGTCGACCGTGCCCCCACGTATGACTCCCGCTTCTCAGACCACGCTCCAGTAGTGATCGACTACCAGTTCTAA
- a CDS encoding O-acetyl-ADP-ribose deacetylase, with protein sequence MQITIATGDITTRDTDVVVNAANSSLLGGGGVDGAIHRAAGPKLLAACRELRRTSLPQGLPTGRSVATDAFDLPARWVVHTVGPNAGAGETDPELLRSCFRTALAVAEELCAESISFPAVSAGIYGWDPETVAGIGLQEVLAHTPGTLKRAEFVLFNDRLAGIFARKHEQLAG encoded by the coding sequence ATGCAGATCACCATCGCCACCGGCGACATCACCACCCGGGATACCGACGTCGTCGTCAATGCTGCCAACTCATCGTTGCTCGGCGGCGGCGGAGTGGACGGCGCCATCCACCGGGCGGCGGGCCCGAAGCTCCTGGCCGCCTGCCGTGAGCTGCGCAGGACATCGTTGCCGCAGGGGCTTCCCACTGGCCGGTCCGTGGCTACGGACGCGTTCGACCTGCCTGCGCGGTGGGTGGTGCACACCGTGGGTCCCAACGCCGGGGCAGGGGAAACGGACCCGGAGCTGCTGAGGTCCTGTTTCCGCACCGCCCTGGCCGTTGCCGAGGAGCTGTGCGCGGAGAGCATTTCCTTTCCGGCCGTGAGTGCGGGCATCTACGGGTGGGACCCGGAGACCGTGGCGGGAATCGGGCTGCAGGAGGTCCTGGCCCACACTCCGGGGACGCTGAAGCGCGCGGAGTTTGTGCTCTTCAATGACCGCCTGGCCGGGATCTTCGCCCGAAAACATGAGCAGCTGGCCGGCTGA
- a CDS encoding GNAT family N-acetyltransferase, whose amino-acid sequence MDVMFLPFSDKDEGELVRFLTTNSFPYHRIKAPSEGLVRRLLIEGRFDGDGVSTFWVFGDNHRMGLVILEELGTSTPVLDLRLVEKFRGRGNGVPVLKSLTGMVFDDYPEAHRFAGRTREDNIAMRKTLLRSGFVKEAHHREDWPLEDGHRVATVVYAILRRDWEKGTVTPVNWEEVLS is encoded by the coding sequence ATGGATGTGATGTTCCTTCCGTTTTCTGACAAGGATGAGGGAGAGCTCGTACGTTTCCTCACTACCAACAGCTTTCCGTACCACCGGATCAAGGCGCCTTCCGAGGGGCTGGTGCGGCGCCTCCTGATCGAGGGGCGGTTCGACGGCGACGGCGTGAGCACCTTCTGGGTGTTCGGCGACAACCACCGCATGGGCCTGGTCATCCTGGAGGAGCTGGGCACGAGTACGCCGGTGCTGGACCTGCGTCTGGTGGAGAAGTTCCGCGGCCGGGGCAACGGCGTCCCGGTGTTGAAGTCCCTGACCGGCATGGTGTTCGACGACTACCCCGAAGCGCACCGCTTCGCAGGCCGTACGCGCGAGGACAACATCGCCATGCGCAAGACCCTGCTGCGTTCAGGCTTCGTGAAGGAAGCGCATCACCGGGAGGACTGGCCGCTGGAAGACGGACACAGGGTCGCCACGGTGGTTTACGCCATCCTGCGGCGTGACTGGGAGAAGGGCACGGTTACGCCCGTCAACTGGGAAGAGGTGCTTTCGTAG
- a CDS encoding bifunctional methylenetetrahydrofolate dehydrogenase/methenyltetrahydrofolate cyclohydrolase, with product MEGPATDEAASVNLGWEVKEKTEYGTPVAAKILDGRAAAREIKDDLAERVRVLKEEHGITPGLGTVLVGDDPASHSYVGGKHKDCKQVGINSIRRDLPGDISQADLEKVIDELNEDPATTGYIVQLPLPAHIDANAILERIAPEKDADGLHPVNLGRLVLNVSEPMTSPLPCTPHGIVQLLVRNGISLNGKKVLVVGRGVTVGRPLGLLLTRRPINATVTLAHTGTADLFEHLQAADVVVAAAGFPEMIRAEELKPGAIVLDVGVTRVTDPETGETTLTGDVEPAAADVASWISPNPGGVGPMTRAMLLANVVEAAERQAGILV from the coding sequence ATGGAGGGTCCCGCGACCGATGAGGCCGCCAGCGTCAACCTTGGCTGGGAGGTTAAGGAGAAAACCGAATACGGCACTCCGGTCGCGGCGAAGATCCTGGACGGCCGCGCCGCCGCCCGGGAGATCAAGGATGACCTGGCCGAACGGGTGCGGGTGCTGAAGGAAGAGCACGGCATCACCCCGGGCCTGGGCACCGTGCTGGTGGGCGATGATCCCGCCAGCCACTCCTATGTGGGCGGCAAGCACAAGGACTGCAAGCAGGTGGGGATTAACTCCATCCGCAGGGACCTTCCCGGCGACATCAGCCAGGCAGACCTGGAAAAGGTCATCGACGAGCTGAACGAGGACCCGGCCACCACCGGCTACATTGTGCAGCTGCCGCTGCCGGCGCACATCGATGCGAATGCCATCCTGGAACGGATTGCGCCGGAAAAGGACGCGGACGGGCTGCACCCGGTCAATCTGGGCCGCCTGGTGCTCAACGTCAGCGAACCGATGACGTCTCCGCTGCCCTGCACGCCGCACGGGATCGTGCAGCTGCTGGTCCGCAACGGGATTTCGCTGAACGGCAAGAAGGTCCTGGTGGTTGGACGCGGCGTCACCGTCGGGCGGCCGCTCGGCCTGCTCCTGACCCGCCGGCCGATCAACGCCACGGTCACCCTGGCGCACACCGGGACCGCGGACCTGTTCGAGCACCTGCAGGCAGCCGACGTGGTGGTTGCCGCGGCCGGCTTCCCTGAAATGATCCGTGCCGAGGAGCTCAAGCCCGGCGCCATCGTGCTGGACGTCGGCGTCACCCGGGTCACCGACCCGGAAACCGGGGAGACCACGCTGACCGGCGACGTCGAGCCGGCAGCGGCCGACGTGGCATCCTGGATTTCGCCCAACCCGGGCGGCGTGGGCCCGATGACCCGCGCAATGCTGCTGGCGAACGTGGTGGAAGCCGCCGAACGGCAGGCCGGAATCCTGGTCTAG
- a CDS encoding ABC transporter permease: MSIENRTAPTVLVPQDRFLGSLYGRNIRAVIARGLKATWGTNWSIMVSGFVEPVLYLVAMGIGLGALVGAVSGPGGQEMEYANFIAPALLAVSAMNGAVYDSTMNVFFKLHYSRLYEGMLSTPLGPLDVAMGEIFLALLRGALYATGFTAVMGAMGLITSPWALLMIPAAVVIAFGFASFGMAVTSYMKTFQQLDWVQMIMLPMFLLSATFYPLSVYPEAVQSVIQALPLWHGVELLRQISVGIFSWGTAGHLLYFVVMIVLGLTLTTNRLRALFLK; encoded by the coding sequence ATGAGCATCGAAAACCGCACGGCGCCTACTGTGCTGGTACCGCAGGACAGGTTCCTCGGCTCGCTGTACGGACGAAATATCCGGGCCGTGATTGCCCGCGGGCTCAAGGCCACGTGGGGCACCAACTGGAGCATCATGGTCAGCGGGTTCGTCGAACCCGTGCTGTACCTGGTGGCCATGGGCATAGGCCTGGGCGCTTTGGTGGGGGCGGTTTCCGGCCCCGGCGGGCAGGAAATGGAATATGCCAACTTCATTGCGCCGGCGCTGCTGGCAGTGTCGGCGATGAACGGCGCGGTGTACGACTCCACCATGAACGTGTTCTTCAAGCTCCACTACTCCCGGCTCTACGAGGGCATGCTGTCCACGCCCCTGGGTCCGTTGGACGTGGCGATGGGAGAGATCTTCCTGGCCCTGCTCCGCGGAGCGCTCTATGCCACCGGCTTCACCGCCGTGATGGGCGCGATGGGCCTGATCACCTCACCCTGGGCGCTGCTGATGATTCCGGCCGCCGTGGTGATCGCTTTTGGCTTCGCTTCCTTCGGAATGGCCGTGACCAGTTACATGAAGACATTCCAGCAGCTGGACTGGGTCCAAATGATCATGCTGCCCATGTTCCTGCTCTCTGCCACCTTCTATCCGCTGAGTGTGTACCCCGAAGCAGTGCAGTCCGTGATCCAGGCACTGCCGCTCTGGCACGGCGTGGAACTGCTCCGGCAGATCAGTGTGGGCATCTTCAGCTGGGGAACGGCAGGGCACCTGCTGTACTTCGTGGTGATGATTGTGCTCGGCCTGACCCTGACCACTAACCGGCTCCGGGCGCTGTTCCTGAAGTAG
- a CDS encoding 2'-5' RNA ligase family protein yields MRISESYDQAMRAGSMNGSHAPQCDAHCVGIVIAVPEPMAAELKAARASFGDPMAALIPAHITLVTTTETDDWEATLKHVRKVAAAQEPFRVTLEGTATFRPVSPVVFLNVDEGFDECTALHKELQSGPLARDLAFPFHPHVTVAHDVSEQSMDEAVRRLGSYSAGFTVDCVGLYEHDATGLWKLQEHVRLGSGKQPD; encoded by the coding sequence ATGAGAATCTCCGAATCCTACGACCAGGCCATGCGAGCCGGCAGCATGAACGGCAGCCACGCTCCGCAGTGCGATGCGCACTGCGTGGGGATAGTGATTGCGGTTCCGGAGCCGATGGCGGCCGAGCTGAAGGCGGCACGGGCGTCCTTCGGGGATCCCATGGCGGCGCTGATCCCGGCGCACATCACTCTGGTCACCACCACGGAAACGGATGACTGGGAAGCGACGTTGAAGCATGTGCGCAAAGTCGCCGCGGCGCAGGAGCCGTTCCGGGTGACGCTGGAGGGGACCGCCACCTTCCGGCCGGTTTCGCCGGTGGTCTTCCTGAACGTCGACGAGGGCTTTGACGAGTGCACGGCGCTGCACAAGGAGCTCCAGAGCGGCCCGCTGGCCCGGGACCTGGCCTTCCCCTTCCACCCGCACGTTACGGTGGCGCACGATGTCAGCGAGCAGAGCATGGACGAAGCCGTTCGCCGGCTGGGCAGCTATTCCGCAGGTTTTACGGTGGACTGCGTGGGCCTTTACGAGCACGATGCCACCGGGCTATGGAAGCTGCAGGAGCACGTCAGGCTCGGATCCGGGAAGCAGCCGGACTAG
- a CDS encoding ABC transporter ATP-binding protein translates to MLSQVSQITSSKTVPETRSDFVISARNLTKSYGDFTAVNGISFDVPPGESFGLLGPNGAGKSTTMKMIGGVAQRSGGDLSIMGLDPNTYGPEVRAHLGVVPQQDNLDEDLRVRDNLLAYGRYFGLPKSYLQPKADELLEFAQLTDKAKARVDSLSGGMKRRLTIARSLINDPKILLLDEPTTGLDPQARHILWDRLFRLKEAGVTLILTTHYMDEAEQLCDRLIVVDKGAIMTEGSPSALIREHSTREVVELRFGSERNTTVAAELEGIGERMETLPDRVLIYADDGEAALEAVTGRGLRPITSLVRRSSLEDVFLRLTGRSLVD, encoded by the coding sequence ATGCTGTCTCAAGTGTCACAGATCACATCAAGCAAAACCGTCCCCGAAACCCGCTCCGACTTCGTCATTTCCGCACGGAACCTGACCAAGTCCTACGGCGATTTCACCGCCGTCAACGGCATCTCCTTCGACGTTCCGCCGGGGGAGTCCTTCGGGCTCCTCGGGCCCAACGGCGCCGGGAAATCCACCACCATGAAGATGATCGGCGGCGTCGCCCAGCGCAGCGGCGGAGACCTCAGCATCATGGGGCTGGACCCGAACACCTATGGCCCGGAGGTCCGCGCACACCTGGGCGTGGTGCCGCAGCAGGACAACCTGGATGAGGACCTGCGCGTGCGGGACAACCTCCTTGCCTACGGACGCTACTTCGGCCTGCCCAAGAGCTACCTGCAGCCCAAGGCCGACGAACTGCTGGAGTTCGCGCAGCTCACCGACAAAGCCAAGGCCCGTGTGGACTCGCTCTCCGGGGGTATGAAGCGGCGCCTGACCATTGCGCGGTCCCTGATTAACGACCCGAAGATCCTGCTGCTCGATGAACCGACCACCGGCCTTGATCCGCAGGCCCGGCACATCCTCTGGGACCGGTTGTTCCGGCTCAAGGAAGCCGGGGTGACGCTGATCCTCACCACCCATTACATGGACGAGGCCGAGCAGCTGTGTGACCGGCTGATCGTAGTGGACAAGGGCGCGATCATGACTGAAGGGTCGCCGTCGGCCCTGATCCGTGAGCATTCCACCCGTGAGGTGGTAGAGCTGCGGTTCGGTTCGGAGCGCAACACCACCGTGGCCGCCGAGCTGGAGGGGATCGGCGAGCGGATGGAGACCCTTCCGGACCGGGTGCTGATTTACGCCGATGACGGCGAAGCCGCCCTGGAAGCCGTGACCGGCCGGGGGCTGCGGCCCATCACCTCGCTGGTGCGCCGCTCCTCGCTGGAAGATGTGTTCCTGCGCCTGACCGGGAGGAGCCTCGTTGACTAG
- the trpS gene encoding tryptophan--tRNA ligase — protein MTSESSSSRRRILSGMQPSADSLHLGNYLGALVNWVRLQDEYDAYFFIPDLHAITVPQDPEDLRKRTRVTAAQYIAGGVDVDKATLFVQSQVPEHAQLAWVLNCLTGFGEASRMTQFKDKQQRFGSDSASVGLFTYPILQVADILLYQPHGVPVGEDQRQHVELSRDLAKRFNTRFGDTFVVPEVFIQKEAAKIYDLQNPSAKMSKSAASPAGLINLLDEDKVIAKRIKSAVTDDGSEIRFDRDAKPGISNLLSIYSLISGRSVETLEKEYEGKMYGHLKVDLAEVVTEHIRPIRERALHLLDDPAELDRLLAVGAAKARESASVTLADVYNKVGFLPLGSVTA, from the coding sequence ATGACATCTGAGTCTTCCAGCAGCCGCCGGCGCATCCTCTCGGGAATGCAGCCGTCCGCCGATTCCCTGCATCTGGGCAACTACCTCGGCGCCTTGGTGAACTGGGTGCGGCTTCAGGACGAATACGACGCCTACTTCTTCATCCCGGACCTGCACGCCATCACGGTGCCCCAGGATCCCGAGGACCTGCGCAAGCGCACCCGCGTCACCGCTGCCCAGTACATTGCGGGCGGCGTCGACGTCGACAAGGCGACTCTGTTTGTCCAGTCCCAGGTGCCCGAGCACGCCCAGCTGGCATGGGTGCTGAACTGCCTCACCGGATTCGGTGAGGCCTCCCGCATGACGCAGTTCAAGGACAAGCAGCAGCGCTTCGGCTCTGACTCGGCCAGTGTCGGACTGTTCACCTACCCGATCCTGCAGGTGGCCGACATCCTGCTCTACCAGCCGCACGGCGTGCCCGTGGGCGAAGACCAGCGGCAGCACGTAGAGCTGAGCCGGGACCTCGCCAAGCGGTTCAACACGCGGTTCGGCGACACCTTCGTGGTGCCCGAGGTCTTTATCCAAAAAGAAGCGGCCAAGATCTACGACCTGCAGAACCCCTCGGCGAAGATGTCCAAGTCCGCCGCGTCGCCGGCAGGCCTGATCAACCTCCTCGATGAGGACAAGGTCATAGCCAAGCGGATCAAGTCGGCAGTGACCGACGACGGCAGCGAGATCCGTTTCGACCGGGACGCCAAGCCGGGGATCTCGAACCTGCTGTCCATCTACTCCCTGATCAGCGGACGCAGCGTGGAAACCCTGGAGAAGGAGTACGAGGGGAAGATGTACGGACACCTGAAGGTGGACCTTGCGGAGGTCGTCACCGAACACATCCGGCCCATCCGTGAACGTGCCCTGCACCTGCTGGACGATCCGGCCGAGCTGGACCGCCTGCTGGCCGTCGGTGCTGCCAAGGCCAGGGAGTCGGCGTCGGTGACTCTCGCAGACGTGTACAACAAGGTCGGCTTCCTGCCGCTGGGCAGCGTTACCGCCTAG
- a CDS encoding FAD-dependent oxidoreductase, translating to MQKVETDILVIGAGQAGLSAAYHLRRRGLEPGGGFTVLDANPGPGGAWRHRWDSLTFGAAHALHDLPGMPLGSPDPAEPASAVVTRYYGRYEQEFGLDVVRPVSVSAVAEGDGGRLAVRAVDGREWQARTVINATGTWDRPYWPYYPGRESFRGRQLHTRDFRSVADFAGQRVLVVGGGTSAVQFLLQLQRAGVETVWSTRRPPEFTLRPFDSEWGRAVEAKVSARTRAGLPPLSVVAATGLPLTDEYRRGIEDGVLVSRGGIGRLTASGVVFADGSAESVDTVLWATGFRAALEHLAPLHLREPGGGIRMNGVRVVREPRLLLVGYGESSSTLGATRAGRAAALAAVQQQPATKAPLPS from the coding sequence GTGCAAAAGGTGGAAACGGACATACTGGTGATCGGAGCCGGCCAGGCCGGACTCAGTGCCGCCTATCACCTGCGCCGCCGGGGACTGGAGCCCGGCGGCGGCTTCACCGTGCTGGACGCGAACCCCGGGCCGGGCGGGGCCTGGCGGCACAGGTGGGATTCGCTGACCTTCGGTGCTGCGCACGCCCTGCACGACCTCCCGGGGATGCCGCTGGGCTCACCCGATCCCGCCGAGCCCGCTTCCGCCGTCGTCACCAGGTACTACGGCCGCTATGAGCAGGAGTTCGGACTCGACGTCGTCCGGCCGGTCTCCGTGTCGGCGGTGGCGGAGGGCGACGGCGGCCGGCTCGCGGTCCGCGCCGTGGACGGCCGGGAGTGGCAGGCCCGCACGGTCATCAACGCGACGGGTACGTGGGACCGGCCGTACTGGCCCTACTATCCGGGGCGGGAGTCCTTCCGCGGCCGGCAGCTGCATACCCGGGACTTCCGCAGCGTGGCTGACTTTGCCGGGCAGCGGGTCCTGGTGGTCGGCGGCGGCACCTCCGCGGTGCAGTTCCTCCTGCAGCTGCAACGTGCCGGTGTGGAAACGGTCTGGTCCACGCGCCGGCCGCCGGAATTCACCCTCCGTCCCTTCGACTCCGAATGGGGGCGGGCCGTGGAAGCGAAAGTCAGCGCCAGGACCCGTGCCGGCCTGCCGCCGCTGAGCGTCGTGGCCGCCACGGGTCTGCCGCTGACCGATGAATACCGTCGGGGCATTGAGGACGGGGTGCTCGTTTCGCGCGGAGGGATCGGCCGCCTGACCGCCTCCGGTGTTGTTTTCGCGGACGGGTCCGCCGAGTCCGTGGATACGGTCCTGTGGGCCACCGGTTTTCGTGCCGCCCTGGAGCATCTGGCACCGCTGCACCTGCGCGAACCAGGCGGCGGGATCCGGATGAACGGGGTTCGGGTGGTGCGCGAGCCGCGTCTGCTGCTGGTGGGCTACGGCGAGTCCTCCTCCACGCTGGGGGCCACCCGCGCCGGCCGTGCAGCGGCGCTTGCTGCCGTACAACAGCAGCCGGCTACGAAAGCACCTCTTCCCAGTTGA
- a CDS encoding ABC transporter permease, whose amino-acid sequence MTRPESAAQPALERHEVLGLRSPLTPRQTAARARRFGALYYADMWIRRMRGYQGTVLMTAIGTPLVYLLGMGTGLAVLIDGNSNAGFPGGDGSTVSYLVFLGPALVATAALMVSSEENTYTVMGGFKWHRTYYGPNASPISSGQIALGHVLGVTVRILLTTGLYYLFLVLFGAVVQPATGWLMIFTALLAGLAFGMPLLAFSSTLKEDKGQFAMVQRFIVMPLFLFSGTFFPLESLPLAVRWIGWISPLWHSTELGRVLSYGHPEPAAMTAVHLVYLLVLTVGGLVLARRNFTRRLDG is encoded by the coding sequence TTGACTAGGCCGGAATCCGCTGCCCAACCTGCACTTGAGCGCCATGAGGTCCTCGGACTGCGGTCGCCGCTGACCCCGCGCCAAACCGCCGCCAGGGCGCGGCGCTTCGGTGCCTTGTACTACGCGGACATGTGGATCCGCCGGATGCGCGGCTACCAGGGGACCGTGCTGATGACCGCCATAGGCACCCCGCTGGTCTACCTGCTGGGCATGGGCACGGGCCTGGCGGTGCTGATCGACGGGAACTCGAACGCGGGTTTCCCGGGTGGCGACGGTTCGACCGTGTCCTACCTGGTGTTCCTGGGACCTGCCCTCGTGGCCACGGCAGCGCTGATGGTCTCCAGCGAGGAAAATACCTACACCGTCATGGGCGGATTCAAGTGGCACCGGACGTACTACGGACCCAACGCTTCGCCGATCTCCAGCGGACAGATTGCCCTCGGCCACGTCCTGGGAGTTACGGTCCGCATCCTGCTGACCACGGGCCTCTACTACCTGTTCCTGGTGCTCTTCGGTGCCGTGGTGCAGCCTGCAACCGGTTGGCTCATGATCTTCACGGCGCTGCTGGCCGGACTTGCGTTCGGGATGCCGCTATTGGCGTTCAGCTCCACCCTGAAAGAGGACAAGGGGCAGTTCGCCATGGTCCAGCGGTTCATTGTGATGCCGCTGTTCCTGTTCTCCGGCACCTTCTTTCCGCTGGAGTCGCTGCCGCTGGCCGTCCGCTGGATCGGCTGGATCTCGCCGCTCTGGCATTCCACCGAACTGGGCCGGGTGCTCAGCTACGGACACCCGGAGCCGGCAGCCATGACCGCCGTCCACCTGGTGTACCTGCTGGTCCTGACCGTCGGTGGGCTGGTACTGGCCCGGCGGAACTTCACGAGGAGGCTCGACGGATGA
- a CDS encoding alpha/beta hydrolase family protein, with the protein MPSFESVSFSGVNGTTLSGTVDIPDGGARDWAVFCHGFTLGKNSAAASRISKALAGHGIGVLRYDAAGLGSSTGRWEDGSFSTKVADVLSACAFMADTGRPVSLLVGHSLGGAAVLAAASQVPGLDAVVTIAAPFRPSHVVHLFESELDRIHEQGSAAVDLGGGELEIRRHLIEDLRSHDLTDSIKELHLPLLVMHSPTDNTVGIDNASEIFRTARHPRNFISLEGSDHLMVDRAQTTRAAAIIAAWAGTYLDLGGES; encoded by the coding sequence ATGCCTTCGTTTGAATCTGTGTCCTTTTCCGGCGTCAACGGGACCACCCTCTCGGGAACCGTCGATATCCCCGACGGCGGAGCCCGCGACTGGGCGGTCTTTTGCCACGGCTTCACGCTCGGAAAGAACAGCGCCGCAGCCTCTCGGATTTCCAAGGCCCTGGCCGGCCACGGCATCGGTGTGCTCCGCTACGACGCCGCGGGGCTGGGCAGTTCCACCGGCAGGTGGGAAGACGGCAGCTTCAGCACCAAGGTGGCAGACGTGCTCAGTGCGTGCGCCTTCATGGCGGATACCGGCCGCCCGGTCTCCCTGCTGGTGGGCCATTCGCTCGGCGGCGCCGCCGTCCTGGCAGCCGCTTCACAGGTTCCCGGACTGGACGCCGTGGTGACCATCGCGGCGCCCTTCCGCCCCTCACACGTCGTCCACCTCTTCGAATCGGAGCTGGACCGGATTCACGAACAGGGATCGGCAGCCGTAGATCTGGGCGGCGGGGAACTGGAAATCCGCCGCCACCTGATTGAGGACCTGCGCAGTCATGACCTCACGGACAGCATCAAGGAGCTGCACCTGCCCCTGCTGGTGATGCACTCCCCCACCGACAACACCGTGGGCATAGACAACGCGAGCGAGATCTTCCGGACCGCTCGGCATCCCCGGAATTTCATTTCGCTCGAAGGCAGCGACCACCTGATGGTGGACCGGGCCCAGACAACCCGCGCCGCGGCAATCATTGCCGCCTGGGCCGGCACCTATCTGGACCTGGGCGGAGAGTCCTAG